TTGTATTATAGCGGTAGAAGCCTATTGCCGTTTATAAACGCAGCCATTGCCTATGTAGCCCATAACATCTGCTGCTTTTTATTTTGACTTTCATTTGAGATGTAGCTACAGTAGATATAGTCTCCAGTACGTGTTGTCTTTGCTCAGTTTATTTTATGTTCATGTTTTTATGTGAACGCATATTGTGTTGAGGTTTATAACCATGTACTACTATAAATCAGGGTAGGCATAGATTAGGCCTATTATTCCCAATTTGTCAGTTGTaggagaaagaaaataagagaCTAAATTAATGTAAGACATTTTCAGACAATGCTATTTTTAAATCATgtttgtacatttatttatggTTAGGGAAAAGTTGGGAAATGTGCTGTGTTTCGGAAGTGTAATAAACATGGGGTAGTGGTTTATAAGCAAATCCAGTCTCTTTGTTGCTAACATGGTTGAATATGGCATAGCTGATTAAGAAGCAGACCAGAAGTTGTAATCATTTTTGTCAGAGCTTTGTATTATAATGATGATAGTAGATTGTACAGAAACCTAGAGAAGACTAAACTATCATTTGAACTTTGGGACTAACCTATCATTTGAAATTTGGGATTGGCAAGAGTGTCAAATCATTGCTACACATTAATGCTAAGTAAATGgatatttctctgtctttcattaaCTCTTGTCATTACATCAAGATACCAAAATATATCTGTTTATGTTTTAGGAGCCTTCATAGATCGAGAAGTCCGAAGACTGTATTGAATCCGTGGTGGAGTAAGGCAAGTCTGCTGTGGCTTTGTGGGGTGAGGCCTGTGTGAAGCCGGTTCAAGGGGGCATCCCTACTGGCTGGTGTGGCCTTTTACTGGACCGAGACTGGATGTTGCCCGGGCGATGAGGATGTCCAGCTGGCACCAGGGGAGCTGGATTGTCACGTGATGGGGTGCCGGACGAGCAAGGTCCTCCCTGAGGCCCCTGCCGACGTCCAGCTTGATCTGGTTAAGAAAGTGGAGCCGCATCATACCGACGTCTACAAGAACTTCATCCGGGGCGATGGCACGACGGAGAAGATGggctcctcttctcctcacacTAAAGGGCAGGCTacagctgctgccactgccacttctgctgctgctgtaccgAAGACTGGCCAGTCCCCTCCACCTGCCTCCCAGGCAGCTGCGCCCTCTGACTCAGCCGATCCTCGGCGGAACAAGGTGGCGCGGTACCGCGCCAAGTTCGACCCACGGGTCACGGCGAAGTACGAGATCAAGGCGTTGATCGGGCGGGGCAGCTTCAGCCGGGTGGTGCGCGTAGAGCACAAGAGCACGCGTCAGCCATACGCCATCAAGATGATAGAGACGCGGTACCGCGAGGGCCGCGAGGTGTGCGAATCGGAGCTGAACGTGCTGCGGCGCGTGCGCCACACTAACATCATTCAGCTCATGGAGGTGTTCGAGACGACCGAGCGCGTCTACATGGTCATGGAGCTGGCCACGGGTGGCGAGCTCTTCGACCGCATCATCGCTCGTGGCTCCTTCACCGAGCGCGACGCCACACGCGTCCTCCAGATGGTGCTGGACGGCGTCAAGTACCTGCACATGCTCGGCATCACACACCGAGACCTCAAGCCCGAGAACCTGCTCTACTATCACCCGGGCACCGACTCCAAGATCATGATCACCGACTTCGGCCTGGCTAGCACGCGCAAGAAGGGCGACGAGTGTCTGATGAAGACCACGTGCGGCACGCCGGAGTACATCGCCCCGGAGATCCTGGTACGCAAGCCGTACACCAATGCGGTGGATATGTGGGCTCTCGGGGTCATCTCCTACATACTGCTCAGTGGCACCATGCCCTTCGAAGATGAGAACCGCATGCGTCTCTACCGCCAGATCCTCAAGGGCAAGTACAGCTACACTGGAGAGGTAAGGGTCTCTTACTGGGCAGTCATCTTTGCTCGTCTCCTCGTATTTGCGTTAACCCGTGTGAGATTCCTCACGTCTTCCTACTGATGCACTGCTTGTGAGTGAGTCATCCAGTCTATAATCCTTGTAACCTTCTTGTTCAGATGTTTACAGAGATTCTGAGTAGTGGAATCCTGCTCCTCATAAATTAGTAGGTAAATCATTGAAAGTTGTACAGATGATCTCACAACTGTAAATATTTTTGTAGTATTTTCTCTGTAGATGGGAGGCTTTGTATGGACGTGATCTGGTGGTATTTGAACACACCCTCCCAGACTATGAGGTCCTCAGTGACTGAGCCTATTTGCATGAAAATACACAGCATCAACAAGATAAAATACACAGCATCAACAAGATAAAATACACAGCATCAACAAGATAAAATACACAGCATCAACAAGATAAAATACTCAGCATCAACAAGATTTCTATCTTCAGAAATGCTCAGAAATGTTACTTACACGTCTGTTGTTTTTGACATATGACCTATagacagaaaatacaaaagaTTCTGGGGTTTTGAGCTTTGTTTACATGTTAACATATTTATAGgataataatgtaataactaTATATGTTCAAAATATTAACACTATCTAATCATGACATAATTTAAACATGATACTGGTCTATCCTTAATACATTTACAGATAAGATTGTTTTTTCCCCGTATGTATAATATAGGATGTATAACTACCTTACAAACTAATTATAAACTTTCTCCATACAGCTTTGGTATGCGATAATCAACTTGATCACTGTTGGTGTCCTAGTTGTGAGTTTGTTTTAGTAGATCGCTAAAGTAGTAAGCTGTAATTATGTCTAATTATGTTTATGGAAATCCTTTACTCCTGGTTTGTTGGAAATATTGTCAGAGCTGGAATGCACTTGGACATCCAGATTCCAGGGCTTGAACTCTACAAACGTCTTGTTCATTTGACCACCAGGAATATTGTTCCTCCCTACTTGTATACCCAGTGATTCCAAAGAAACTTATTTTAGGGTGTCCTATGACTTTGCAGTGAATGTCTGTTACAGTATTCATGTACATACTGTACTGCACACATTGTGCCTCACTCTTTCTATGTGGAGCTCAGCAGAAGTACAGTTTTGTGCTTGAGTATGCATTACAAAATCAAAACCAAAGATGCATTACAAAGCAAGCACAGAACATCACTGTGCTCATTACACCATGTTTGTGCAGATAATTTAATGCGTATTAAATTAATTCTATATTAAAGCAGCACCTTGTTTCATTAGCTCTGAGGCTTAGCTGGGCTTAAACTTGTGCTTTTTATATTTAGGCTTGTAAACCCATTTAGTGGATTTTAAGGGCCAACATCATCTTGGGTCAGTCAACAGAAGGCTTTCTgccagaagagagaagagatgagaaggcaATATGTCACAACAGTCATAGTCGAGTTATTAGCTAACTTTTAGGGTAATTAAAGTGACACTATTTTGAAAATACTCCATGCTTTGCCTGTTTGGCAGTTGAGCTTGTGGCTTCACTTCCAgctccagttgtgtgtgtggcagcctcTAAGTTGTGCGAATGTTCAGTGTCTTAGTAGTGGTAACCCCCCAGAAACTGATGACATGCTCATTTTAGTGtgaacaaagacaaagaaagtcagtgtgtgttaCATAACATGCCTTTAGGCAGTATAGCCAGCACATGTATCAACCCCTCCGCACTCTTTTATACTCTGGGAAAAGTTCCCATAATCCATCTGAACAAGCCACATTTTGCACTGTATCATCTTTTGGCCCCTGTGTTAAGTGCTGCTGAAATATGAGCCATTCCTGACATCCTCGCTCGCATATATGTAGCTTATACAGAGTTCACAGCCCCGTAGTAAATAAACCTGCTGCGTAGGTGACAGAGCCTTTGGTAAAACAGACCTGCATAACCTCCCTGCAGGGTGTATGCTGCATGTGGCGGTAATAAATATCCTCACGTTAGATTTACTGTCCACAGGCTCTAAAACTAATCACACTTTGAAGCGTTAGTTGCGCGGGATGATCCATGTTGCTGTGTCAAGTGTCGTGTATGTCAGTGTCGTAGAAGATTTATCTTCTCAGACCTGCTCTAATGGAGATGTGTTGTAGAAATCAGCAACTGGTGATAATAGAAATACTGCAGTGTACAGAAGGGGTTGAGGAAAAACAGTTGTTGCCTGTGGCATCCTTGTGAGGTAGAGGTGGAGGATTCTTTACCTGCACAGTGACACTGTTGTAAGATTGTATGTGGTCAGTTAAACCTACAGTTAATAGGGGAAAAGATTGCTCAGGCAAAAGGGTTGTCTCTAATTAATCACAATTTCTTGATGCTTGACAGATATTATAAGAGTAGATGATGACGATTTAAGCAGAGGATGAATGGCCACAAGTGTCAACACACAAAGCAATACAGGTATTTAAACAGATGTAATAAAGCCTGTGAAGGGTCTCACCACTTACAGCAGGAGAGAACAGGCTTTTAGCCTGAACTTGTGTCTCTCAGTCAGACCACATTTCAGAATCCTAATCTTCCAAGAATCCTGCTGTCACGAGACCAGAATCCAGCTGCTCATTAGGTTGGTGGCACATTATCTGTCTGCCACATGTCTGCAAGGGCTCcagtatctctttctctcatacttTCAGATAATTGGACAGATTGAaactatctgtgtgtctgatttcaGTTTGGAGCTCGTgaagtgaatgtgtctgtgtgtgcctaagTGACTAtacttgtatttgtttttacGCCATTGACACATTATCATAATATACAGTATTACgataatgttgtgtgtgtgtgtatgttggtttatgtgtgtatgaatatgcacagtgtatatctatataattgtatacatatatatacacacatagagataaatagatagatatgtacgtttcactttgtgtgtttgtatgaatgtgagtatgtctgtgtgtgtgtatgcgcattcAAGTATTTCTGTCAGTGCTCCTCCACCATCACTACTCATCCCAGTGTGTGGCGTGTGATGTAGGCACTGGGTCCTTGGCAGCTCCTGCatgtcagtcactcagtcagtcatctTGGCTGTTGCTCTGAATTAGGACAGGAAAAAAGCCCAGAGGCTGTGTGAACATGCCGTTCTCTACACCAGAGTGCTCTCTCCCAGAGGGCCAGACAGTGCCTGTGGGGCAGTTTAGATGCTAAATGGGCTTTGTCCTCCACCACCCTTCTCCTGCGGGGAGACTTGGACCAGCAGACTGGACAGAGCAAGCCGTGCCAAGACATGCATGATTAGCTAGCAGGAAGTCACCAGCAGGGCCAAAAATTATTCACGTCGTTCCCATCTGTTACACAACCTGGAGCCAGTGGTGGGTGACAGTTTCAGTAGTAgtgtttctttcccctctcaACATGACGCACAGGGGGCAAACTGGTTGAGATGAGTGCGGTGTATTGATGTTGGACTGTAACCCTCGGCTCTGAAACAACTGTCCAgacaaacaacataaaaaagATTACTCCCTGAAAGCACATCTCCTAGAATCCCCCTGACCACCCAGAGAGTTGTGAAGCCCTAGCAGTGTCAGAACAAGGTTGCGGCACTCGGACCCTCAAGTCGACAAAATGACATTTCAGTGGTGAAACGGCTTGTTTCTCAAGGCGTTTTTGTCCTCTAAGAGAACGAGTAGACATAAAAAATAGATGTGATGAACCACACACTGAACAGGACCACTTGCCCTGGGCCTCGTACTACCCCTGGGTGTTTATTGTATACCACAACAGCACAGTCAGCGTCTCCACTGCATTCGTTCAGTAAGAAAGTGCCATAGGgcccaggaaaaaaaaaaagaacgttTTCTTCTAGGCTGTAATGTGATGTGGGATGTATATTTTGTTGTGTCCTGAAAACTAGACAGAAACTCGTTATGTTTGctaaatatttaaacattatGCAGATTGTTTTTCACTCATCTTGCCTTATTGTCCCTTTGTCACCCCACATTTCAGCTTTATATTTTAATATGCTGTACTTTAATACAATATACTTTTACTTTACTACAATATATTTCATTGTAGATCTGTGCTATAAGTAGTTTCAGATACAAGTGTATGGTAAAagaaatatatgtataaatCAAATTTGATTGATTTATGGCATTACTAATTATGTTACTCCTACTGTAGCCCTGGCCAAGTGTGTCCAACCTGGCAAAGGACTTCGTTGACCGTGTGCTGACGGTGGACCCGAGTGAGAGGCTGACAGCCGGCCAGGCCCTCAAGCACCCGTGGGTCGTCAGCATGGCCGCCTCGTCTTCCATGAAGAACCTGCAGCGCTCTATCTCCCAGAACCTCCTGAAGAGGGCGTCGTCACGCTGCCACAGCACCAAGTCGGCCCAGTCCACGCGCTCCAGCCGCTCCACCAAGTCCAGCAAGGCGCGGCGGGCCCGGGAGAAGGAGCTGCGCGAGCTCAACCGCCGCTACCAGCAGCAGTACAACGGCTGAGCCCACGGCTCCAGAGAGGTCCAGGCCAGGGACAGAAGCCTCAAAGGGGCAGCAGTGCTGGAGGTGGCCACGGCGGGTTGAACGGGGCCCGGGAAGAAGACAGAGGCGTCGGGCACTATGAGGGTGTGTGCCCTCATGTTTGACTGGGGGTGGATCAGAGAAgtctctctccatacctcttCCTCCAGCTTCCTGAAACACAGAgccaaacaggaaaaaaaaaaaaaaaaaaaaagaaaatgaccaATGACTTTACTTTGTTCATGTTTGTCAATTCACATTTTCCTACATTTTCCCCCTCATTTCctcctatgtttgttttttcttatttatttattgttgttttatgtCATTATCATCGTCATGGTCACATTATTGCCTTAATTTCGATTGTATCTGTTGAACAGAGTTCTAGTTAATGAAGTATTTTGTTTAGGAAGGGTGAGTACAAAAATAAAGTCAGCTGTCTCTTTATTTTGTTCCTTCCTAATTTTTTTGCTGTGAATTGTTCTTAGGGTGTAGGGATAGTGCATTCCATGAAATGGAAGAAGTATACTGTACCCTGTCTTATATATCTTTATGTTCAGTTGTTTGGCAATGCATGGTGTTGATTCGTTGCCAAATTGAAAGGTTGTTTTTGATATCCatattttctctttatttttagTTGGAAAAAAAGATCAGAATACATTAGTGGTAGAATTAAAAGTTTAATGAAATCACTTTTATGAAGCTATTAAAGTCCTACACATCAGTGGCTATTGTGAAAAAGTTTTAAATTAAGCCTTGGTTCATTGGTTCATGTTCTGGGTTCACTGATACTGGATGTTGGGAATGCCCCCAATTAGTCATTTCTAACCCTAGGGGTTAAAATGACCCTTCATCAAGTAAAGGAAGAAGAAACAGGAGTGGTGAACACCAGATCAGTTTGAATAGTCCAGAAACGTCAAAGTCTCTTCATCTAGCCACACTAATTAATGTGTCTCATTTTGTACTTTCATATTTAGTTCTGATGAAGAATGTTGGTAAATGGAGGAGTGAGGAAGACTACACAACAGTAGCAGTTTGCCCTTGACATGAGAGCTCTTGATATGCTGTGCGGCTTGATTTTCTCATGGAATGTGGTTCACATTGATGGCAAGGATCTTGTTGAATACCTTGATATGAATAGTGGGCAGAGGACCTGACAGTATTGTCCAAAATATTaagttttattttctgtgctATAGTGTTGATTTCTCTCAAGTCATTCCAAGGTGAATGAAGAAGAGTGCAAAGCCACATGAAGGCCACTTATGTTCCTCTTCCATTCCAGATGACAATGCCACATTTACcccactgtattttttttaattcttctGAATTTTTGTAATGATGAAGTtctgatgttttcattttttatgcACCAGGTTTACTTGGGTTTTTAAACATGACAGTCCTGACTGTGACACAGTTTGGAAAGAAATCACCATCTGAATGTCTTTTAATTTAATGCCAATTCAACAGAACAGTGTTCAGTTTGACGGAAATGCCAATTCTCATTATTTCAAATTACATTCATTTCTTGCACTGTGCATATAGCTAGTTTGAAAATTACGATCTATGATTTGCAATCATTGCAACTCGCCATATAGGCATTGAATTAGTTCTACTCAAAATCCCTCTAATTTCCTGCCTAAACACAATGTCCAGCTCTTTTACATGAAACACTAAAAAGTGTTCGACtattttgtgttttcattttgtggacTACAGTAATCATTTCTGTATGTTTTGGGGACACCACTGTCTTTGACCTTTTACTATATATCTGTTTTTCTTATTCTACCAAATGTATGATTTCAGAAATCAGTAGAAGATTGAGAGTAATTTGATTTGGGGATTGACAAGGAATATCATTTGTAATTCAGTTAAATTGTACAAGGCAATTTTTGCTTTAAATAGAACAATAGTACACTAAAGGTGAGGAGTTCAAATTAGTCCAGCTTGATATGTTACCAAAAAGGGAAGATTAATGAAACCATTAACTGGTACTGCTTCTATGCCCTCAGTTTTGAACTTTTCTCTATCACATCGTCATCTCTGCACAAATTTTGCAAAACAGAAGAGGGAAACAGAAGTATTACATCCGATTCAACACTGTCTCCTTAatggaaatgtattttgtgtgtctgcttaTATGTTTATGTCCATGGTATGTCTTTGTTCGTCGCAAATGAGGGATATGCGTAGGTGTTTTGTTCACTTAATGATTCTTTTGTTCTAAAACAGTGAATTTGTACAGTTTCTTTTGTCTAAAATGTTGCAATTAAAGGGCCTGAAACAAAAGTGTACCTTATGCAttcgtcttttttttcttctgaaagcATAAAGTCAGTACAGTAGCCTACCTAAAGAGTACCTCTTTGCCCTGAAGCCCTTGAAATGAAGAACACCTGGTAAGAATACACATCCAGGATATACATAAGAAGAACTAAAGGTAAACGTAAAGACTTTTGAGCAAAAGAAAACATAGTAAAAATAAtacaagttcaagttcaagtcttttgatgcacagaacaacacagagtcagactgggcactgaaattcaagacaccgcacaacaacctaccataacataacataaaataacagtGTACTAGGGCATTGGTTACCTATCATATTGTAGGCCTGTTTTCAACAATGTTTTCAACAATGTTGAAATGCTGATGATGGCATTGGAAACTACTGCTGGTTGCCCACTTGTTAATTCATTTATCCACTTTATGACCACCAGTAAGTGTCGTCATCAAAGATGCCTGAGGAAAGGTGTGTTGTTATGCAAGAGACTATAGACAGAATGCGTGTCTCACTTATTTGCTATAGAGGATCTTCTTCAGACTAAATTTTCTTTCAGTCCAATGGGCTACCTGATCCTTGGTGCTCAAATTTTAGGTGAAGCGTAGAATGAACGGCAAATATTTCTATTTATTGAATACATAAGGACTGTAATTGTATGATCAATAATCCTTTACGT
Above is a genomic segment from Clupea harengus chromosome 3, Ch_v2.0.2, whole genome shotgun sequence containing:
- the pskh1 gene encoding serine/threonine-protein kinase H1 homolog, with protein sequence MGCRTSKVLPEAPADVQLDLVKKVEPHHTDVYKNFIRGDGTTEKMGSSSPHTKGQATAAATATSAAAVPKTGQSPPPASQAAAPSDSADPRRNKVARYRAKFDPRVTAKYEIKALIGRGSFSRVVRVEHKSTRQPYAIKMIETRYREGREVCESELNVLRRVRHTNIIQLMEVFETTERVYMVMELATGGELFDRIIARGSFTERDATRVLQMVLDGVKYLHMLGITHRDLKPENLLYYHPGTDSKIMITDFGLASTRKKGDECLMKTTCGTPEYIAPEILVRKPYTNAVDMWALGVISYILLSGTMPFEDENRMRLYRQILKGKYSYTGEPWPSVSNLAKDFVDRVLTVDPSERLTAGQALKHPWVVSMAASSSMKNLQRSISQNLLKRASSRCHSTKSAQSTRSSRSTKSSKARRAREKELRELNRRYQQQYNG